A single region of the Hominilimicola fabiformis genome encodes:
- a CDS encoding redox-sensing transcriptional repressor Rex, whose amino-acid sequence MSENEKKVPTVVVKRLPRYYRYLGELLKQDIKRISSNALSVKMNVTASQIRQDFNYFGGFGQQGYGYNVEHLYNEIGDILGLNDGDTTVIVGAGNLGRALASHDTFEKRGFKLVGIFDNDINIIGTKINGIEVMSIDKLEEFLNSHRVDIGILTVPKAAVMETAEKLVNCGVKGLMNFSYTELKFDKDVAVENVHLSDPLMTLSYKIKQNQN is encoded by the coding sequence ATGAGTGAAAATGAAAAGAAAGTTCCTACGGTCGTAGTTAAACGTCTGCCACGCTATTACAGATATTTGGGCGAACTTTTAAAGCAGGATATAAAGCGTATTTCCTCAAATGCACTTAGCGTAAAAATGAACGTGACTGCATCACAAATCAGACAGGATTTTAACTATTTCGGCGGTTTCGGTCAGCAGGGATACGGCTATAATGTCGAACATCTTTATAACGAAATCGGTGACATATTAGGACTTAATGACGGAGATACTACTGTTATAGTCGGAGCCGGTAATCTCGGCAGAGCATTGGCAAGTCACGATACGTTTGAAAAAAGAGGCTTTAAACTTGTAGGCATTTTTGATAATGACATTAATATAATTGGTACAAAAATCAATGGTATAGAAGTTATGTCAATAGATAAGCTTGAGGAATTTTTGAATTCGCATAGAGTTGACATCGGAATTCTTACCGTACCGAAAGCGGCAGTAATGGAAACGGCTGAAAAATTAGTTAATTGCGGAGTTAAAGGTCTTATGAACTTTTCGTATACCGAACTTAAATTCGATAAGGACGTAGCGGTGGAAAACGTTCACCTTTCAGATCCGCTTATGACATTGTCATACAAAATCAAGCAAAATCAGAATTAA
- a CDS encoding alpha/beta hydrolase translates to MENLWNDVIPYWNEEFIEADETAARKPTITAYPANSKGAVIIFPGGGYVIRADHEGTAYAKWLQSIGLTAFVVEYRVAPYKHPAEISDAMRAVKYVRYYADKYGIDKDKIAVMGSSAGGHLAASVSVHYDKKMYEDTDEIDKESCKPDATILCYPVIDMFEYRHDGSRKNLIGERALHSDKELMSLYKHVTPNTPPTFIWHTSSDQAVPVENSLMYADALSKVQVSYEMHIYPIGSHGLGLADSIPHVAQWKDSLEKWIKLNDLI, encoded by the coding sequence ATGGAGAATTTATGGAATGACGTGATTCCTTATTGGAACGAAGAATTTATAGAGGCTGATGAAACAGCGGCAAGAAAACCGACTATAACGGCATATCCTGCAAATTCAAAAGGTGCTGTTATTATTTTTCCGGGTGGTGGCTATGTAATAAGAGCCGACCACGAAGGTACTGCATATGCTAAGTGGTTGCAGTCAATCGGTCTTACTGCATTTGTGGTTGAATACAGAGTTGCACCGTACAAGCACCCGGCTGAGATAAGCGACGCAATGCGTGCGGTTAAATATGTCAGATACTATGCGGATAAGTATGGCATTGATAAAGATAAAATTGCCGTTATGGGTTCAAGTGCCGGCGGACATTTGGCAGCGTCGGTTTCGGTTCATTACGATAAAAAAATGTATGAAGATACAGATGAAATAGATAAAGAAAGCTGTAAGCCTGATGCGACAATTTTGTGTTACCCTGTAATAGATATGTTCGAATACAGACATGACGGTTCAAGAAAAAACTTGATAGGTGAAAGAGCATTACATTCTGATAAAGAGCTTATGTCGCTTTATAAACACGTCACACCTAATACACCGCCTACATTTATATGGCATACATCATCAGACCAGGCAGTACCGGTAGAAAATTCTTTGATGTACGCCGACGCACTAAGCAAAGTGCAAGTTTCGTATGAAATGCACATATACCCAATCGGTTCTCACGGCTTGGGCTTGGCAGACAGTATACCGCACGTTGCACAGTGGAAAGATTCTCTTGAAAAATGGATAAAACTTAATGATTTAATTTAA
- a CDS encoding DUF4340 domain-containing protein: MSKTTKSIIIAASVIIVLIVGTIVISNIDTSKDNNVDTTDDLYSIYSADTTDILSVKAESENGTITVKSIGDSEWSVNDMDASEIDSSKAGALVGTISTLSSKNKIEENPVDLSQYGLDNPQVTVTVEKKNGQIDKMIIGDLSPTLGEYFVMKDGDNTVYTMYDFKVDTLKKPISYYKEFNRFNINIDNINDIKIVRSDETIEIRILSNINNNTNNVWEMVQPYQSGANDDYIDNKILAPIEEISLTTPIENADGGFSEKSPVLMITVKPYDNSTGKYGEEYTETLTIGRTEGDMTYVKYKEQVFKVSSDIISFANDSSYNIVSKLQALVDISEVKSVTVEYNGAEHTIDITHNDSDMTFVLDGQKVDTKITQAIYKSIVGLAVDGVYKDETLGDTVMKIKYKGIKSSSDTEIEFKSIDDLYCALIRNGKTEFTIKKSKLNEFMDLFNTYVENPEKQGD; this comes from the coding sequence ATGAGTAAAACAACGAAAAGCATAATTATAGCCGCGTCAGTGATTATAGTGCTTATTGTCGGAACGATTGTTATAAGTAATATTGACACGTCAAAAGATAATAATGTTGATACAACCGATGATTTATACAGTATCTATTCAGCTGATACAACCGATATTTTATCTGTAAAGGCAGAGAGTGAAAACGGTACAATTACGGTAAAAAGTATAGGCGATTCGGAATGGTCCGTAAATGATATGGATGCGTCTGAAATAGATTCTTCAAAAGCCGGTGCGCTTGTCGGTACAATTTCAACATTGTCATCAAAAAACAAGATTGAAGAAAATCCGGTTGATTTATCACAATACGGACTTGACAATCCGCAAGTCACTGTTACAGTTGAAAAGAAAAACGGTCAGATTGATAAAATGATTATCGGCGATTTGAGTCCGACACTCGGAGAATATTTTGTGATGAAAGACGGCGATAATACTGTCTATACAATGTATGATTTTAAAGTTGATACTTTAAAAAAGCCTATCAGCTATTATAAAGAATTCAATCGTTTCAACATTAATATTGACAATATTAATGACATTAAAATTGTCCGCAGTGATGAAACTATTGAAATCAGAATATTAAGCAATATAAATAACAACACAAATAATGTATGGGAAATGGTACAGCCGTATCAGAGTGGTGCCAATGATGACTATATCGATAACAAAATACTTGCTCCTATAGAGGAAATTTCACTTACTACACCGATTGAAAATGCTGACGGCGGTTTCAGTGAAAAGTCGCCTGTTTTAATGATAACCGTTAAGCCTTACGACAATTCAACAGGCAAATACGGCGAAGAATATACCGAAACACTTACAATAGGTCGCACAGAAGGTGATATGACTTATGTAAAATATAAGGAACAGGTATTTAAAGTTTCATCGGACATTATATCTTTTGCGAATGACTCGTCATACAACATTGTAAGTAAATTGCAGGCACTTGTTGATATTTCGGAAGTTAAGAGTGTAACGGTAGAGTATAACGGAGCAGAACATACGATTGACATAACTCATAACGATTCGGATATGACTTTTGTGCTTGACGGTCAAAAGGTTGATACAAAGATAACACAAGCAATATACAAGAGCATTGTCGGTTTGGCGGTTGACGGAGTATATAAAGACGAAACACTCGGCGATACCGTTATGAAAATAAAATATAAAGGTATCAAGAGCAGTTCTGATACAGAAATCGAATTTAAGAGTATTGATGATTTGTACTGTGCTTTAATCCGCAACGGTAAAACAGAATTTACAATCAAGAAAAGTAAGCTTAATGAATTTATGGATTTATTCAATACTTATGTTGAAAATCCGGAAAAGCAAGGAGATTAA
- a CDS encoding Asp23/Gls24 family envelope stress response protein — protein sequence MRVIAFVGPSGTGKSYRSVMVSQQYGADAIIDDGLLISHGKVIAGTSAKKEPTKIASVKHALFMNPSQVNEIKKVLKRNKIKCLMILGTSDGMVNKIAKNIGVHEVEQIIRIEDVATPEEMNMALRMRTVEGKHVIPVPTFEIKKEFSGYFLHPLRRFQKNLDSEITTAEADKSIVRPTFSYMGDYIISDNVINSIAIHEAQKINGLIKVQNINLRKTGHGVHIDMTVILQYGCDIFSVCKNIQLAVRNNVEQYTSINARRINILVKNLRK from the coding sequence ATGAGAGTTATCGCATTTGTAGGTCCGAGTGGAACAGGAAAGAGTTACAGAAGTGTTATGGTTTCGCAACAATACGGAGCTGACGCTATAATTGATGACGGCTTGCTTATTTCTCATGGAAAAGTTATAGCCGGCACATCTGCCAAAAAAGAACCGACAAAAATTGCGTCTGTTAAACACGCACTTTTTATGAATCCGTCGCAGGTAAATGAAATAAAAAAAGTTCTTAAAAGGAATAAGATTAAGTGCCTTATGATTTTGGGTACATCTGACGGAATGGTAAATAAAATTGCTAAAAATATCGGTGTTCATGAGGTTGAACAAATTATAAGAATAGAGGATGTTGCAACACCCGAAGAAATGAATATGGCACTTAGAATGCGTACAGTTGAAGGGAAACACGTTATTCCTGTTCCGACATTTGAAATAAAGAAGGAATTTTCAGGATATTTCTTGCATCCGTTAAGAAGATTTCAAAAAAATCTTGATTCGGAAATAACAACCGCCGAGGCTGATAAATCAATTGTCAGACCCACATTCAGTTATATGGGTGACTATATTATCTCAGATAACGTTATAAATTCAATAGCAATACATGAGGCACAAAAGATCAATGGACTAATTAAGGTGCAAAATATAAACCTAAGAAAAACAGGACACGGTGTACATATAGATATGACAGTCATTTTACAATATGGCTGTGATATTTTTTCTGTATGTAAAAATATTCAGCTTGCAGTCAGAAATAATGTTGAACAATATACGTCGATAAATGCAAGAAGAATAAATATACTTGTTAAAAATCTAAGGAAATAA